The Stratiformator vulcanicus genome has a segment encoding these proteins:
- a CDS encoding DUF1592 domain-containing protein produces MIRILSTICLIISICFALSEQSAAQDLQHGFAIKAQPFLENYCTGCHGKADEFPEANFALGEFDSLEKVLIDREMWKKALDEIDSMNMPPEESDKPSAKERHDMMVWIDDVLAAPGKSGVRDPGDPVLRRLNRLEYNNTIRDLFDLDKDIYPFPERVPLRSRDYFQPAKDKMPDGVSLSWSENGTVNPFLRNGGIPGDNKAEHGFSNRGDVLNVSSLLLEKYMTLAARIVEHPELPKQSKRFKQLIDSPSAGSERDVARQRLQFFMNGAFRRPVENEEVDLYMQLYDHAIGQGNGFEDAMKKALTGVLTSPSFLFFIEPSGMTADPVRPLDDFELASRLSYFLWSSMPDQKLFEAAASGKLQTESGIEAEVRRMLDDPNSIELAESFAVQWLDLNTLISVRPDRKAFRNFYRGEKATLTMPYMIEALLLFETVLAEDRSVVDLIDPGFTYVDEWIAEVYGLKDELHAAYPEQFGEDAKKLEKKRKWGKAPSFFRLKLPDGRRGGVLGMGATLTLTSFPERTSPVKRGAWVLETVFNRPPPPPLPNAGEIKDVEDPSLTLREKLASHRDNPACAGCHNRMDPLGFALENYDGMGRWREKDGKQQIDSSGTLLDGRSFDGPAEFRRLVTERREIFVRGFVEKLLSYALGRQLEYYDAATVREIMEAARKEDYRFSTIVIEITKSYPFRNIRNVESEQI; encoded by the coding sequence ATGATTCGAATTCTATCGACAATCTGCCTGATCATCTCGATCTGTTTCGCACTCAGTGAGCAGTCGGCAGCTCAAGATTTGCAGCACGGTTTTGCGATTAAGGCGCAGCCATTCTTAGAAAATTATTGCACGGGCTGTCACGGCAAGGCGGATGAGTTCCCCGAAGCCAACTTCGCGCTCGGCGAATTTGATTCGCTCGAGAAGGTCCTGATCGATCGTGAGATGTGGAAGAAAGCCCTCGACGAGATCGACTCGATGAATATGCCGCCCGAGGAGAGCGATAAGCCCTCCGCAAAGGAGCGGCACGACATGATGGTCTGGATCGACGACGTGCTTGCAGCGCCGGGCAAGAGCGGCGTTCGCGATCCGGGCGATCCCGTGCTTCGCCGGCTCAACCGGCTCGAATACAACAACACGATTCGCGACCTGTTTGATCTCGACAAGGACATCTATCCCTTTCCGGAACGGGTGCCGTTGCGGAGTCGCGATTACTTTCAGCCCGCCAAAGACAAAATGCCCGACGGTGTCAGTCTCAGCTGGTCGGAGAACGGCACGGTCAACCCGTTTCTCCGCAATGGCGGCATCCCCGGCGACAACAAGGCCGAACATGGTTTTTCGAATCGGGGCGACGTGCTTAATGTCTCCTCGCTCCTGCTCGAAAAATATATGACGCTCGCCGCCCGAATCGTCGAGCATCCGGAACTGCCCAAACAGAGCAAGCGATTCAAGCAATTGATCGACAGTCCCTCCGCAGGTTCCGAACGCGACGTCGCCCGGCAGAGACTGCAGTTCTTTATGAACGGCGCGTTCCGCCGCCCGGTCGAGAACGAAGAGGTCGACCTCTATATGCAGCTCTATGATCACGCGATCGGTCAGGGCAACGGCTTCGAAGATGCCATGAAGAAAGCCCTTACGGGCGTGCTGACTTCGCCGAGCTTCCTGTTTTTCATCGAGCCTTCGGGCATGACTGCTGATCCGGTCCGTCCGCTGGACGATTTCGAACTGGCGAGCCGGTTGTCGTATTTTTTGTGGAGCAGCATGCCCGATCAAAAATTGTTTGAGGCGGCGGCGTCTGGGAAGCTGCAGACGGAATCGGGAATCGAGGCGGAGGTCCGCCGGATGCTCGACGACCCCAACAGCATTGAACTCGCCGAGTCATTCGCCGTCCAGTGGCTCGATCTCAATACGCTCATCAGCGTCCGGCCCGATCGAAAGGCGTTTCGTAACTTCTATCGCGGCGAGAAGGCGACGCTCACGATGCCCTATATGATCGAGGCGCTGCTGCTGTTCGAGACCGTTTTGGCCGAGGATCGTAGTGTCGTTGATCTGATCGACCCCGGTTTCACCTATGTCGACGAATGGATTGCCGAAGTTTATGGCCTGAAGGATGAACTTCACGCGGCCTATCCCGAACAATTCGGTGAAGATGCCAAAAAGCTCGAAAAGAAACGAAAGTGGGGTAAGGCACCGAGTTTCTTTCGCCTGAAGCTCCCCGACGGCCGCCGCGGCGGTGTGCTCGGAATGGGAGCGACTTTAACGCTGACATCTTTTCCCGAACGGACCAGCCCCGTGAAGCGTGGAGCGTGGGTTTTGGAAACCGTCTTTAACCGTCCGCCGCCCCCGCCCCTACCCAATGCTGGAGAAATTAAAGATGTGGAAGACCCGTCACTAACGTTGCGAGAGAAGTTGGCGTCGCACCGCGACAATCCGGCTTGCGCGGGCTGCCACAATCGCATGGACCCGCTCGGCTTCGCCCTTGAGAACTATGACGGGATGGGCCGCTGGCGTGAGAAGGACGGTAAGCAGCAAATCGACTCCAGCGGAACACTCCTTGATGGCCGATCATTTGACGGGCCGGCCGAGTTTCGGCGACTTGTCACCGAGAGGCGTGAAATATTTGTCCGCGGGTTTGTCGAGAAGCTCCTGTCTTACGCCCTGGGCCGCCAGCTCGAATACTACGACGCCGCGACGGTTCGCGAGATTATGGAGGCGGCTCGCAAAGAAGACTATCGCTTCTCAACCATCGTCATTGAAATCACCAAGAGCTATCCGTTCCGCAACATTCGGAACGTAGAAAGCGAGCAGATATGA
- a CDS encoding arylsulfatase, producing MSLLRSGFALAIFLSTTHCFAAGSGEPPNIVFIMVDDMGAADLSSYGSKVLETPRIDSLATDGMKFTQAYSGAPVCAPARCTLMTGYHNGHTSVRDNADGGVPLLEEDITIAELLHKADYVVGGFGKWGQGDIGTTGAAERQGFDEFVGYYNQRHAHSYFPRYLIDTGEKLPLSNPHRINGDREGVDPIDEKLNVRRQFAQDVIFDRTLKFIRKHADERFFCYVPWTPPHGSFQLPKNDPHWLKFKDKRWSLKARGHAAFCEMMDEQTGAVLDLLDELGLAENTIVFFTSDNGASKRFEGELDSSGHFRANKGEVYEGGIRVPLLVRWPGHIAAGSNSDLPTYFPDVMPTLCELAGIADAPPQNIDGISIVPTLVGQTDRQEKHEHMYWELKQERALRKGQWKVVRDGADAPLELFNLEDDPSEAKNLAELHPELAARLDEKMKNARVPARPQIGPEYPEGKRWR from the coding sequence ATGTCTTTGCTCCGCTCTGGTTTCGCGCTTGCGATATTCCTTTCGACCACGCACTGCTTTGCGGCGGGCTCGGGTGAGCCACCCAATATCGTCTTCATCATGGTCGACGACATGGGAGCGGCCGACTTGAGCAGCTACGGCTCAAAAGTGTTGGAGACCCCGCGAATCGACAGTCTCGCTACCGACGGGATGAAATTCACTCAGGCGTATTCAGGTGCGCCTGTCTGTGCACCGGCCCGGTGCACATTAATGACCGGCTATCATAACGGCCACACGTCGGTCCGTGACAATGCCGACGGTGGCGTTCCACTGCTGGAAGAAGATATCACCATCGCCGAGCTGTTGCATAAGGCTGATTACGTCGTCGGCGGGTTCGGCAAATGGGGACAGGGCGACATCGGCACGACCGGAGCCGCCGAAAGGCAGGGCTTCGACGAGTTCGTTGGCTACTACAATCAGCGACACGCTCACAGCTATTTTCCACGCTATTTGATCGATACAGGCGAGAAATTGCCGCTCAGCAATCCGCATCGCATCAACGGCGATCGCGAAGGCGTTGATCCAATTGATGAAAAACTCAACGTGCGTCGGCAGTTTGCTCAGGATGTCATTTTTGATCGGACTTTAAAGTTCATTCGCAAGCACGCTGATGAGCGGTTCTTTTGCTACGTCCCATGGACGCCGCCACACGGATCGTTTCAGCTACCGAAGAACGATCCCCACTGGCTGAAATTTAAAGACAAGCGGTGGTCACTGAAGGCTCGTGGGCACGCGGCATTTTGCGAGATGATGGACGAACAAACCGGCGCGGTGCTCGACCTGCTTGATGAACTAGGATTGGCCGAGAACACCATCGTATTCTTCACATCGGATAACGGCGCTTCGAAGCGATTCGAAGGCGAACTCGATTCGTCCGGCCATTTTCGGGCAAATAAGGGCGAAGTTTATGAAGGCGGCATACGCGTCCCGTTGCTCGTGCGTTGGCCGGGCCATATTGCGGCCGGGTCGAATTCTGACTTGCCCACCTACTTTCCGGACGTAATGCCGACGCTTTGCGAGTTAGCGGGCATCGCTGACGCGCCTCCCCAAAATATTGACGGCATCAGCATTGTTCCAACGCTCGTCGGTCAAACCGATCGGCAGGAAAAGCACGAACACATGTACTGGGAACTTAAGCAAGAGCGCGCACTGCGAAAGGGGCAGTGGAAGGTAGTCCGCGACGGCGCTGACGCTCCTCTGGAACTATTTAATCTGGAGGATGATCCCAGCGAGGCAAAGAATCTCGCCGAATTGCATCCGGAACTTGCCGCTCGCCTCGACGAAAAGATGAAAAACGCACGCGTCCCCGCCCGGCCGCAGATCGGTCCGGAATATCCGGAGGGAAAACGATGGCGATAA
- a CDS encoding sigma-70 family RNA polymerase sigma factor, with translation MSNENDGGGEFLQLITAFQPRLFGYLLSLSADRDVAQEILQETNVVLWRKSVEFKIGTSFKAWAFRIAHFQFMAYQQRQLRDRHVFDETVLTAIKADSESADDSFDDRRERLEDCLRRLPDQQRELVLKRYLEGVSVHDLAAETERTANAISQLLFRARQNLIECLQAARTGS, from the coding sequence ATGTCGAACGAGAACGACGGTGGCGGCGAATTTCTGCAGTTGATCACGGCTTTCCAGCCGAGACTGTTCGGGTATTTACTTTCACTTTCTGCAGATCGCGATGTGGCGCAAGAAATATTGCAGGAGACGAACGTCGTTTTGTGGCGGAAGTCGGTCGAGTTCAAAATTGGCACCAGCTTCAAGGCGTGGGCGTTCCGGATTGCGCATTTCCAATTTATGGCGTATCAGCAACGCCAATTGCGGGACAGGCATGTCTTCGACGAGACGGTGTTAACGGCGATCAAAGCCGATTCCGAAAGCGCGGACGATTCGTTCGACGATCGGCGGGAGCGGCTTGAAGACTGCTTGCGACGGCTTCCCGATCAACAGCGAGAATTGGTGTTGAAGCGTTATCTCGAAGGGGTGTCGGTTCACGATCTCGCGGCGGAGACCGAACGAACGGCGAACGCAATTTCACAGCTCCTGTTTCGAGCCCGACAGAACCTGATTGAATGCTTACAGGCGGCGCGAACCGGGAGCTGA
- a CDS encoding DUF1552 domain-containing protein has translation MSRSKYRISRRTVLRSAGVSLALPWMEMMLPTPARAGVRTGAGGAPQRAVFIYTPNGVNQKHWHPEKSGHDYELPSTLEPLKALREDLLLFSGLDRTMRGGTGVHAQAGCCWLTSSPPSEALDNGFPTNVSLDQLIARQVGRDSLFPSIELSCNDRKDIRETRYFESISWIGPGYAANVEKDPRQVFERLFGNPAGDPSHKSILDVVSQDARRLRTKLGRADRFKLDEYLDSVRSIENRIQAAEKFKERDLEIPIERPKSAPERRGEYIRLMGDMIVLAFQLDLTRVATLVIDPERWDTPRMYHGVFDKPQNHHVLTHTKGDEAKEKLAKIDRFHVEQYAYIVERMKQIPEGDGTLLDNSAVVMGSGMGDGRVHSYRDLPVVVAGKLGGHLKTGFHHQFKGYEPIANLWLSLLQASGVEAPRFADSTGVVKEIMA, from the coding sequence ATGAGCCGCTCGAAGTATCGCATCAGCCGCCGCACCGTACTTCGCAGCGCTGGCGTCTCGCTGGCCCTGCCGTGGATGGAAATGATGCTGCCGACACCGGCTCGAGCCGGTGTGCGCACCGGCGCCGGCGGCGCTCCGCAGCGGGCAGTCTTCATCTATACGCCCAACGGTGTTAATCAGAAGCATTGGCATCCTGAGAAGTCGGGCCACGACTACGAGTTGCCGTCGACGCTCGAGCCTTTGAAAGCACTCCGCGAAGACCTGCTGCTCTTTTCCGGACTCGACCGCACAATGCGTGGTGGTACCGGCGTCCATGCTCAAGCCGGCTGCTGTTGGCTGACGAGCTCGCCGCCGAGTGAAGCTCTCGACAACGGCTTCCCGACCAATGTCTCGCTCGACCAGTTAATCGCTCGGCAGGTCGGACGGGACTCTCTGTTTCCATCGATCGAATTGAGCTGCAACGATCGTAAGGACATCCGCGAGACGCGCTATTTCGAATCGATCTCTTGGATCGGTCCGGGTTACGCCGCGAACGTCGAGAAAGATCCGCGTCAGGTTTTCGAGCGACTGTTCGGCAATCCGGCCGGTGACCCGTCGCACAAAAGCATTCTCGACGTCGTCTCGCAAGACGCGAGGCGGCTGCGAACGAAATTGGGGCGGGCCGATCGCTTTAAGCTCGACGAATACCTCGACTCCGTCCGGTCGATCGAGAACCGCATTCAGGCGGCCGAAAAGTTTAAGGAACGCGATCTTGAGATTCCGATCGAGCGACCGAAGTCTGCTCCGGAGCGCCGCGGCGAGTATATTCGCCTGATGGGCGACATGATTGTTCTGGCGTTTCAACTCGACCTGACGAGAGTCGCCACGCTGGTCATTGATCCCGAGCGTTGGGATACGCCGCGGATGTATCACGGCGTATTTGATAAACCGCAAAATCACCACGTGCTGACCCACACAAAAGGGGATGAGGCCAAGGAGAAGCTGGCGAAGATCGACCGGTTTCACGTCGAACAGTACGCCTACATCGTCGAGCGAATGAAGCAGATTCCCGAAGGCGACGGCACGCTGCTCGACAACAGCGCCGTCGTGATGGGGTCCGGCATGGGCGACGGTCGCGTTCACAGCTATCGCGACCTGCCCGTGGTGGTAGCTGGCAAATTGGGCGGTCATCTGAAGACCGGCTTTCATCATCAATTTAAAGGCTATGAGCCGATCGCCAATCTTTGGCTTTCGCTACTTCAGGCCTCCGGCGTCGAAGCTCCTCGCTTCGCCGACAGTACCGGTGTTGTTAAAGAAATTATGGCGTAA
- a CDS encoding arylsulfatase produces the protein MSLRVLLAVNVGFLLLNSRAGIAGDSRPDIVLIMMDDMGFSDIGCYGSEIRTPHIDSLAAGGVRFTQFYNAGRCCPTRAALLTGLYPHQAGIGYMEPTNKYNGPLVGRQGLEEYSGYLLPRTATIAECLKKAGYQTAMAGKWHVGHRDGQRPTDRGFDEFFGIWGGACRFFNPKRHQIKLQDEPFWPRPDDFYTTDYFAKYAAKFVGEAKADQPFFLYLAYTAPHWPLHAWPEDIAKYRGKYRDGWDVLRESRMHRQRELGLFADDVTLSPRHEDSYDWSEADQDEMDLRMSAYAAMIDRADQGLGRVLKALEERGTRKNTLILFLSDNGGCAEPVGAEKKGVAGRRGSYVGYLLPWANASNTPFRLFKHWVHEGGIATPLIANWPERIPHGYINHDQIGHVQDLLPTILDAANAEALSRRDGVDVLPPEGQSLLPAMNSAGTSTNRRLFWEHEGNRAVRDGRWKLVSYYNEVHEEGSVVGTGPRTGAWELYDLRTDRTELNDIAAQQPELVAELSKAYTTWADRCGVEDWEKLLAIGGYDQFEKDVPK, from the coding sequence ATGTCGCTTCGTGTTCTTCTGGCGGTCAACGTCGGGTTTCTGCTCTTAAATTCACGCGCCGGTATCGCAGGCGATTCCCGTCCTGACATCGTCCTGATCATGATGGACGATATGGGCTTCTCCGATATCGGCTGCTACGGCTCTGAGATTCGGACGCCGCATATTGATTCGCTCGCTGCGGGGGGCGTGCGATTCACTCAGTTTTATAATGCGGGCCGGTGTTGTCCGACCCGCGCGGCATTGCTGACCGGTCTCTATCCGCATCAGGCGGGGATCGGCTACATGGAACCGACGAATAAGTACAATGGACCGCTGGTCGGGCGCCAAGGGTTGGAGGAGTACAGCGGATACCTCTTGCCGAGAACCGCCACCATCGCGGAATGTCTTAAGAAGGCGGGCTATCAAACCGCTATGGCCGGGAAGTGGCACGTCGGACACCGGGACGGACAGCGGCCGACCGATCGTGGGTTTGACGAATTCTTCGGTATTTGGGGCGGCGCATGTCGGTTTTTCAATCCTAAGCGTCATCAAATTAAACTTCAGGATGAGCCGTTCTGGCCGCGACCCGATGACTTCTATACCACCGACTATTTCGCTAAGTACGCCGCGAAGTTTGTTGGAGAGGCCAAAGCGGATCAGCCGTTTTTTCTTTATCTTGCCTACACGGCGCCTCACTGGCCGCTGCACGCGTGGCCGGAAGACATCGCGAAGTATCGCGGCAAATACCGCGACGGTTGGGATGTGCTGCGCGAATCGCGAATGCATCGGCAGCGCGAACTGGGCCTCTTTGCAGACGACGTGACACTGTCGCCGCGTCACGAAGACAGCTACGACTGGTCCGAGGCCGATCAAGACGAGATGGACCTGCGGATGTCAGCTTATGCGGCGATGATTGATCGGGCTGACCAGGGCCTTGGCAGGGTTCTTAAAGCGTTGGAGGAACGCGGCACGCGAAAGAACACGTTAATCCTATTTCTCAGCGACAATGGAGGATGCGCGGAACCGGTGGGGGCTGAGAAAAAAGGCGTTGCGGGGCGACGGGGATCATACGTCGGATACCTGCTCCCGTGGGCGAACGCGAGCAACACACCGTTCCGACTGTTTAAGCACTGGGTTCACGAAGGGGGCATCGCGACACCGCTCATTGCAAATTGGCCGGAGCGTATTCCTCACGGGTATATTAATCATGATCAGATCGGGCATGTGCAAGATTTGTTACCCACGATACTCGACGCAGCCAACGCTGAGGCGTTGAGTCGGCGGGATGGAGTCGACGTTCTGCCGCCAGAGGGGCAGTCATTGCTCCCCGCGATGAATAGTGCAGGCACTTCCACCAATCGCCGCCTCTTTTGGGAACATGAAGGCAATCGGGCTGTGCGTGATGGGCGTTGGAAACTTGTGTCTTATTACAACGAGGTCCACGAGGAGGGCAGCGTCGTCGGCACCGGTCCTCGAACGGGAGCCTGGGAACTTTATGATCTCCGGACTGATCGCACCGAACTGAATGATATTGCTGCACAACAGCCCGAGTTAGTTGCCGAACTCTCGAAAGCTTATACAACTTGGGCTGATCGCTGCGGGGTCGAAGATTGGGAAAAACTGCTGGCCATCGGTGGCTATGATCAATTTGAGAAGGATGTTCCGAAGTGA
- a CDS encoding family 43 glycosylhydrolase: protein MAITRLLCVAVVISTVVAAMHATSADEIQVRPTEARPILLGNWADPTVLKDGEDYYMTHSSFNFEPGLLIWHSKNLRDWKPLTHALQRADGSVWAPELVKHEGTYYLYYPLTDSVWDIFVTTATDPAGPWSEPKRVFDKLIDPGHVVAPDGSRYLMLNDGKYVRLSDDGTRATTELKSFYNGWKIPLDWTIECECLESPKFTKHDGWYHLTSAMGGTGGPSTSHMIVAARSRTPLGPWEESPYNPIVRTWDRTEAWWSKGHGTPVEGPGGHWWMMLHGFKNGQRTLGRATLVEPLEWTDDGWYRVPDEWPEESLPWRAVEVDPSDEFESEQPGIFWQFHRKWEHDRINVSDGELTLKGRGADPGRSRPLCSYTFDEAYEIETELRVGGSGTAGIILFASPGSLIGMQVDRNGSVSRIQKGFRKPNRVQSVETPQDFLTLRIVNDRQDVSFWVKNADGDWKNLWPSAEVSKGGTLRPALFATGESTAKFKYYRYRPLRRE, encoded by the coding sequence ATGGCGATAACGAGACTCCTTTGTGTCGCCGTTGTTATTTCAACCGTTGTCGCCGCGATGCATGCCACCTCGGCCGACGAGATTCAGGTTCGCCCAACCGAGGCCCGTCCGATTTTGCTTGGAAATTGGGCGGACCCGACTGTCCTTAAGGACGGCGAAGATTATTACATGACGCACTCCAGCTTCAATTTTGAGCCTGGGTTATTAATCTGGCATTCGAAGAATCTGCGCGATTGGAAGCCGTTGACACATGCCTTACAACGGGCGGACGGCTCAGTCTGGGCGCCGGAATTGGTCAAGCATGAAGGAACTTACTACCTCTATTACCCGCTGACTGATTCAGTTTGGGACATCTTTGTGACGACGGCGACCGATCCGGCCGGACCATGGTCGGAACCGAAGCGAGTCTTCGACAAGTTAATCGACCCCGGACATGTTGTGGCTCCCGATGGGTCTCGCTATCTGATGCTCAACGATGGCAAATACGTTCGCCTCAGTGATGATGGAACACGGGCAACGACCGAATTAAAGTCGTTCTATAACGGCTGGAAAATCCCCCTCGATTGGACGATCGAATGCGAGTGCCTGGAGTCACCGAAGTTTACAAAGCATGACGGATGGTACCATTTGACGAGCGCGATGGGAGGCACTGGCGGACCCTCGACGAGCCACATGATTGTCGCGGCACGGTCTCGGACGCCGCTCGGGCCTTGGGAAGAGTCGCCTTACAATCCTATTGTCCGAACGTGGGATCGTACTGAAGCATGGTGGTCTAAGGGGCATGGTACGCCGGTCGAAGGTCCTGGCGGGCACTGGTGGATGATGCTGCACGGCTTTAAGAACGGACAACGGACTCTCGGCCGAGCCACGCTTGTTGAGCCGCTGGAATGGACCGATGACGGATGGTACCGCGTTCCTGATGAATGGCCCGAAGAGTCGCTTCCATGGCGAGCCGTAGAAGTCGACCCGAGCGATGAGTTCGAAAGCGAACAGCCAGGTATTTTCTGGCAGTTTCATCGCAAATGGGAGCATGACCGAATCAATGTCTCCGATGGAGAATTAACCTTGAAGGGCCGAGGTGCTGATCCGGGGCGCTCTCGTCCTCTCTGCTCCTATACCTTCGACGAAGCTTACGAGATCGAGACTGAACTCCGCGTCGGCGGTTCAGGAACGGCAGGCATAATACTCTTCGCAAGCCCGGGATCGCTGATCGGGATGCAGGTCGACCGCAATGGCAGCGTCAGTCGCATCCAAAAAGGCTTCCGAAAACCGAATCGCGTCCAATCAGTCGAGACGCCGCAAGACTTCTTAACGCTCCGCATCGTCAACGATCGACAGGACGTCAGCTTCTGGGTGAAAAACGCAGACGGCGATTGGAAGAATCTGTGGCCGAGTGCCGAAGTCTCGAAGGGCGGGACACTGCGCCCTGCCCTGTTCGCAACGGGTGAGTCAACAGCGAAATTCAAATACTATAGATATCGGCCGTTGCGCCGCGAATAA
- a CDS encoding DUF1501 domain-containing protein has protein sequence MKTACHNFARPISRRDALRTSAAGFGYLALAGMCADAKAKQAAPTGPLAPKSTHFPAKAKRVIFLFMHGGPSQMDLFDPKPELNARHGEKLPFDLPGLIRPDRLGKLFGVKWNFKRRGESGNWVSELMPHLAKQTDKLCFLKGLHTEGEAHGQAVLRYHTGQANFIRPSIGSWMSYGLGTENQNLPSFITIDYPMMHGGVRNYSNVFLPAAHQGTQIRVRGERASIRHLQNDEMSLGEQRDQLGVIQGLSRLHRERVGRDDQLDGVIESFELAYRMQSEAPQVMDLSGESKATRELYGVDEKPTDAFGRQCLMARRLSEAGVRFVQVSSGYHWDHHGSIDKNLPESCAKTDKPVAGLLADLESRGLLDETLVVWGGEFGRTPVAQIDRGNAGRDHNPHGFTIFMAGGGVKPGVSHGQTDDFGYLAVDGKVHIHDLHATIMHLMGINHKELTYRYAGRDFRLTDVYGRVVKDIIA, from the coding sequence ATGAAAACTGCCTGCCACAACTTTGCCCGACCGATCAGCCGTCGCGATGCGTTGCGCACCTCGGCAGCAGGATTCGGCTATCTCGCGCTCGCCGGCATGTGTGCCGATGCGAAGGCGAAACAGGCCGCGCCCACCGGTCCGCTCGCACCGAAATCGACGCATTTTCCGGCTAAAGCCAAGCGTGTGATTTTTCTGTTCATGCACGGCGGGCCGAGCCAGATGGATTTATTCGACCCGAAGCCGGAGCTCAACGCCCGGCACGGCGAGAAGTTGCCGTTCGATTTACCGGGGCTAATTCGTCCTGATCGTCTCGGCAAATTGTTCGGTGTGAAGTGGAATTTTAAACGTCGCGGCGAGAGTGGCAATTGGGTGTCGGAACTCATGCCGCACCTCGCCAAGCAAACTGATAAACTCTGCTTTCTTAAGGGATTGCACACCGAGGGCGAAGCGCACGGGCAGGCCGTACTCCGCTATCACACCGGGCAGGCCAATTTCATTCGGCCGTCGATCGGCTCGTGGATGAGCTACGGCCTCGGGACGGAGAACCAAAATCTCCCGTCGTTCATCACCATCGATTACCCGATGATGCACGGCGGCGTGCGAAACTACTCGAACGTCTTCCTGCCCGCGGCTCACCAAGGGACACAGATTCGCGTTCGAGGCGAACGCGCCAGCATCCGCCACCTGCAAAACGACGAAATGTCGCTGGGCGAGCAGCGAGATCAACTCGGGGTGATCCAAGGACTCAGTCGACTGCACCGCGAGCGTGTGGGACGCGACGACCAACTTGATGGCGTGATCGAATCGTTCGAACTCGCCTATCGGATGCAGTCGGAAGCACCGCAGGTAATGGACCTCAGCGGCGAGAGCAAAGCAACGCGTGAGCTCTACGGCGTCGACGAAAAGCCGACCGATGCCTTCGGGCGGCAATGCCTGATGGCCCGGCGGCTCTCAGAAGCAGGTGTCCGTTTCGTGCAGGTCTCCAGCGGCTATCACTGGGATCACCACGGATCGATCGACAAAAACCTTCCCGAAAGCTGTGCCAAGACCGACAAACCGGTCGCGGGGCTGCTCGCCGATCTCGAATCACGCGGCCTGCTCGACGAAACGCTCGTCGTGTGGGGCGGCGAATTCGGTCGCACCCCGGTTGCCCAGATTGATCGCGGCAACGCCGGACGCGATCACAACCCGCATGGCTTCACGATCTTCATGGCGGGAGGCGGAGTGAAGCCCGGCGTTAGTCACGGCCAAACCGATGACTTCGGTTACCTCGCGGTCGACGGCAAGGTCCACATTCACGACCTGCACGCCACGATCATGCACCTGATGGGCATTAATCACAAAGAATTGACCTATCGCTACGCCGGGCGAGACTTTCGGTTGACCGACGTCTATGGACGGGTGGTTAAAGATATTATTGCTTAA